A stretch of Capricornis sumatraensis isolate serow.1 chromosome 10, serow.2, whole genome shotgun sequence DNA encodes these proteins:
- the BSN gene encoding protein bassoon, whose product MGNEASLEGGAGDGPLPPGGSGPGPGPGAGKPPSALAGGGQLPATGGARATAGPAGPGPGPGGGPGSVPRRLDPKEPLGSQRAASPTPKQPSATTPGRESPREPRAQGPEGQEADGPRRTLQVDSRTQRSGRSPSVSPDRGSTPTSPYSVPQIAPLPSSTLCPICKTSDLTSTPSQPNFNTCTQCHNKVCNQCGFNPNPHLTQVKEWLCLNCQMQRALGMDMTTAPRSKSQQQLHSPGLSPAHSPAKQPLGKPEQERVRGPGGPQPGPRQAETARATSVPGPAPAAAPPEVGKVSPQPSLPIKPSTAEPRPPAGEAPAKSATAAPSGPGAAEPTQEGLTGKLFGLGASLLTQASTLMSAQPEVDSQGQPAPSKGPPKIVFSDASKEAGPRPQGSGPGPGPATGAKTEPGSGPRAQARTGGTTSPKHGRTEHQAASKAAAKPKTTPKERATCPLCQAELNVGSKGPANYNTCTTCKLQVCNLCGFNPTPHLVEKTEWLCLNCQTKRLLEGSLGEPTPLPLPTSQQPPVGAPHHTAGTAPPKQKGPQGLSQPSGPPPAKATPLPTKASPLPTKASPQAKPARASEPSRTPSSAQEKKTGIPAKAEPVPKPPPETTLPPGTPKAKAGVRRTEPTTPITKAVPEAPKGGETEEPGGKPYSQDLSRSPQSLSDTGYSSDGISSSQSEITGIVRQEMEQLDSAGVTGPRPPSPSELHKVGSSMRPSLEAQGPAPSGERSRPPSGSAEEQKRRPRSLSIMPEAFNSDEELEEILEEEEDSREWERRGEQQDAAESSDDFGSQLRHDYVEDSSEGGLSPLPPQPPARAADLTDEEFMRRQILEMSAEEDNLEEDEAAPAGAGLAKHASQKGGPRPRPESSQEPGALPKRRLPHNATTGYEELLSEGGPAEDVDGTAGALQGGLRRFKTIELNSTGSYSHELDMGPGPDPSLDREPELEMESLTGSPEDRSRGEHSSTLPASTPSYTSGTSPTSLSSLEEDSDSSPSRRQRLEEAKQQRKARHRSHGPLLPTIEDSSEEEELREEEELLREQEKMREVEQQRIRSTARKTRRDKEELRAQRRRERSKTPPSNLSPIEDASPTEELRQAAEMEELHRSSCSEYSPSPSLDSEAEAPEGAPSRLYKSGSEYNLPTFMSLYSPTETPSGSATAPSSGRPLKSAEEAYEEMMRKAELLQRQQGQAAGGRGPHSGPPQPTAPRAQGSFEYQDSPDRDYGGVAQPAAEGTPAGLGAAVYQEILQTSQSIARMHQASSRDLAFAEDKKKEKQFLDAESAYMDPMKQNGGPLTPGTSPTQLAAPVSFATSSTSDSSGGRVIPDVRVTQHFAKEPQDPVKLHSTPASPSSTSKEVGIGFAQGLGASGSMAVTPGPAGLPRGYMAPTSPAASERSPSPSFTGHGYGQSPATANYGSQTEELPQAPRGPAVSGRATREKPLGVSEGESGPPQTSRGYPYFVSSSPPLSPSSPSESPTFSPGKLGPRATVEFSTQTPSPTPASDTPRSPGAPAPTPTVAQGTQTPHRPSTPRLVWQQPSQDAPFMVITLASDASSQTKMVHASASTSPVCSPVDTQPTTHSYSQTTPPSGSQPPEPPGPPGFPRAPSAGADGPLAVYGWGALPAENISLCRISSVPGTSRVEPGPRPPGSAVVDLRTAVKPTPIILTDQGMDLTSLAVEARKYGLALDPIPGRQSTAVQPLVINLNAQEQTHAFLSTATTVSITMASSVLMAQQKQPVVYGDPFQSRLDFGQGAGSPVCLAQVKQVEQAVQTAPYRGGPRGRPRETKFARYNLSNQVAPLARRDVLITQVGPAQSVGLKSAPVPEPGTEPHRAAPTELRSHALPGARKPHTVVVQVGEGAAGTVSTLLPEEPAGALDLTGMRPESQLACCDMVYKFPFGSSCTGSFRAAPSAPERSVAEVAPPGQSSGPFYSPRDPEPPEPPTYRAQVIGGPGPHEEQIPYPQGLPGRLYSSMSDTNLAEAGLNYHAHRFGQLFQGPGRDSAIDLSSLKHSYSLGFADGRYLGQGLQYGSFTDLRHPTDLLTHPLPMRRYSSVSNIYSDHRYGPRGDAAGFQEASLAQYSATTAREISRMCAALNSMDQYGGRHGSGGGGPDLMQYQPQPGLSAPQGLAPLRPGLLGNPTFPEGQGSPGNLAQYRPTAGQAAAVRQLLPSTATVRAADGMIYSTINTPIAATLPITTQPASVLRPMVRGGMYRPYPPGGVAAVPLASLTRMPVIAPRIPLGPTGLYRYPVPSRFPTPASVPPTEGPVYLGKPAAAKAPGTGGPPRPELPAGAAREEPLSTAPPAAAKETGAAPALGAGQKPLGEATPGGGGGALGRPGLEKEDALPEERQRKQQEQLLQLERERVELEKLRQLRLQEELERERVELQRHREEEQLLVQRELQELQTLKHHVLQQQQEERQAQFALQREQLAQQRLQLEQIQQLQQQLQQQLEEQKQRQKPPFPMACEAPGRGPPPAVPELAQNGQYWPPLTHAAFIAVPEGSGQPREPMAHRGLPSSASDMSLQTEEPWEGGRSGGLKKRHSMPRLRDVCEPESAPEPCGVRRIADSSVQTDEEDGEGRYLLTRRRRARRSADCSVQTDDEDSAEWEQPVRRRRSRLSRHSDSGSDSKHDATASSSAAAPATRATSSVAIQTISDCSVQTEPDQLPRVSPAIHITAVTDPKVEIVRYISAPEKTGRGESLACQTEPEGQAQGVAGPQLMGPTAISPYLPGIQIVTPGPLGRFEKKKPDPLEIGYQAHLPPESLSQLVSRQPPKSPQVLYSPVSPLSPHRLLDTSFASSERLNKAHVSPQKHFTADSAFRQQTLPRPMKTLQRSLSDPKPLSPTAEESAKERFPLYQHQGGLGSQVSAPPPNGLVRKVKRTLPSPPPEEAHLPLAGQAAPPQLYAASLLQRGLVGPTAVPATKASLLRELDRDLRLVEHESTKLRKKQAELDEEEKEIDAKLKYLELGITQRKESLAKDRSGRDYPPLRGLSEHRDYLSDSELNQLRLQGCATPAGQYAEIPVTAAAAAPTTPSGSAAFQPPRFPPPAPLYPAGSAGPTQNGFAAHQAPTYPGPSTYPAPAFPPGASYPAEPGLPSQQAFRPPGHYTAQTPLPTTQTTLFPAPADSRAPHQKPRQTSLADLEQKVSTNYEVIASPVVAMSSAPSETSYSGPGPTASSSYEQGKAPELPRASDRGGVSLSPAPIYSSDSHYTSLEQTVPRNYVMIDDISELTKDSASAAPESQRLEPLGPSSSGRPAKEPGEPGVLEGSALPCCYTRGEEESEEDSYEPRGKSSHHRGVESNGRPASTHYYSDSDYRHGTRVDKYSPGPAGPKHPSKSLAPAAVPSKRSKHRKQGMEQKISKFSPIEEAKDVESDLASYPSSAVSSSLASRGRKFQDEITYGLKKNVYEQQRYYGVSSRDPAEEDDRVYGGSNRPRGAPAYSGEKLSSHDFGGRAKGYEREREAVERLQKAGPKPSSLSMAHGRTRPPMRSQASEEESPVSPLGRPRPAGGPLPPGDACPPFCSSHSMPDVQEHVKEGPRSHSYKRDEGYILDDSHCVVSDSEAYHLGQEETDWFDKPRDARSDRFRHHGGHAVSSSSSQKRGPARHSYHDYDEPPEEGLWPHDEGGPGRHASAKEHRHHGDHGRHSGRHAGEEPSRRAAKPHVRDVGRHEARPHPQPSPAPAVQKKGQPGYPSSAEYSQPSRAQSAYHHSSESKKGSRQAHPGPVALQPKLESQPQPQGRQAAPGPQPSQPPPSRQMPSATASRQPQTQPQPQQGLGLQPPQQAPSQARLQQQGQPAARGPASAASQPAGKPQAGPPTATGPQPSGPPRAEQANSSKGTAKAPQQGRPPQAQPPPGPGPAGVKAGAKPGGTPGAPAGQPGAEGESVLSKILPGGAAEQAGKLTEAVSAFGKKFSSFW is encoded by the exons GTGAAGGAGTGGCTGTGTCTGAACTGCCAGATGCAGAGGGCTCTAGGGATGGACATGACCACGGCGCCTCGCTCCAAGagccagcagcagctgcactCACCGGGCCTGTCTCCTGCCCACTCCCCAGCCAaacagcccctggggaagccagaGCAAGAGAGAGTTCGGGGCCCAGGGGGACCACAGCCTGGCCCCCGGCAGGCTGAGACAGCCAGGGCCACCTCAGTGCCGGGGCCTGCCCCAGCTGCCGCCCCTCCTGAGGTGGGAAAGGTGTCTCCCCAGCCCTCTCTCCCCATCAAGCCTTCCACAGCCGAGCCCAGGCCCCCGGCAGGAGAGGCCCCGGCCAAGAGTGCCACCGCAGCGCCCTCTGGGCCTGGTGCTGCTGAGCCGACCCAGGAGGGCCTCACTGGGAAGCTCTTTGGCCTTGGTGCGTCGCTGCTGACCCAGGCGAGCACCCTCATGTCTGCGCAGCCTGAAGTGGACTCCCAGGGCCAGCCTGCCCCCAGCAAGGGGCCACCCAAGATCGTCTTCAGCGATGCCAGCAAGGAGGCTGGCCCAAGACCCCAAGGCTCAGGGCCTGGGCCCGGGCCTGCAACTGGAGCCAAAACTGAGCCTGGATCAGGGCCCAGAGCCCAGGCGAGAACAGGGGGAACCACCAGCCCAAAGCATGGCAGAACAGAACACCAGGCAGCGTCGAAGGCTGCTGCCAAGCCAAAGACCACGCCGAAGGAAAGGGCCACCTGCCCACTGTGCCAAGCTGAGCTCAATGTGGGCAGCAAGGGCCCCGCCAACTATAACACCTGCACCACCTGCAAACTCCAGGTGTGCAACCTGTGTGGCTTCAACCCAACGCCCCACCTGGTGGAG AAAACCGAGTGGCTCTGTCTGAACTGCCAAACTAAGCGGCTTCTCGAGGGCAGCCTGGGAGAGCCGACACCCCTGCCGCTGCCCACCTCACAGCAGCCCCCTGTGGGGGCCCCTCACCATACAGCTGGAACAGCCCCTCCAAAGCAGAAAGGGCCTCAGGGGCTGAGCCAGCCATCAGGCCCCCCGCCTGCCAAGGCCACCCCCCTGCCCACCAAGGCCAGTCCCCTGCCCAccaaggccagtccccaggccaAGCCCGCCAGGGCTTCTGAACCCAGCAGAACCCCGAGCAGTGCCCAGGAAAAGAAGACAGGAATCCCAGCTAAAGCCGAGCCTGTGCCGAAGCCCCCTCCAGAGACCACCCTGCCCCCCGGGACTCCTAAGGCAAAGGCTGGGGTGCGGAGGACCGAACCCACCACCCCCATCACCAAGGCTGTTCCAGAAGCCCCCAAGGGTGGGGAGACAGAG GAGCCTGGGGGCAAGCCTTACTCTCAGGACCTGTCTCGGAGCCCACAGAGCCTCAGTGACACAGGCTATTCCTCCGACGGCATCTCCAGCTCACAGAGCGAGATCACTGGTATTGTGCGGCAGGAGATGGAGCAGCTGGACAGCGCCGGGGTGACGGggccccgcccgcccagcccctcGGAGCTCCACAAGGTAGGGAGCAGCATGCGGCCTTCGCTGGAGGCCCAGGGCCCGGCGCCCAGTGGTGAGCGGAGCAGGCCGCCGAGTGGCAGTGCCGAGGAGCAGAAGCGGCGGCCCCGCTCTTTGTCCATCATGCCCGAGGCCTTCAACTCCGACGAGGAGCTGGAGgagatcctggaggaggaagaagactCCAGGGAGTGGGAGCGCCGGGGGGAGCAGCAGGACGCAGCGGAGTCCTCTGACGACTTCGGGAGCCAGCTGAGGCATGACTACGTGGAGGACAGCAGCGAAGGCGGCCTGTCCCcactcccgccccagcccccggCCCGGGCGGCAGACCTGACTGACGAGGAGTTCATGCGGCGGCAGATCCTGGAGATGAGCGCCGAGGAAGACAACCTGGAGGAGGACGAGGCCGCCCCCGCCGGAGCTGGCCTGGCCAAACACGCCTCCCAAAAGGGCGGCCCCCGGCCCCGGCCTGAGTCCAGCCAAGAGCCGGGAGCGCTGCCCAAGAGGCGCCTGCCCCACAACGCCACCACGGGCTATGAGGAGCTGCTGTCTGAGGGAGGCCCCGCAGAGGACGTGGACGGCACTGCTGGGGCCCTGCAGGGCGGGCTCCGCCGCTTCAAGACCATTGAGCTCAATAGCACGGGCAGCTACAGCCATGAGCTGGACATGGGCCCAGGCCCCGACCCCAGCCTGGACCGGGAGCCTGAGCTGGAGATGGAGAGCCTGACGGGCTCGCCTGAGGACCGCTCCCGCGGGGAGCACTCATCCACGCTGCCGGCCTCCACACCCAGCTACACGTCGGGCACCTCGCCCACTTCCCTGTCCTCGCTGGAGGAGGACAGCGACAGCAGCCCCAGCCGCCGGCAGCGGCTGGAGGAGGCCAAGCAGCAGCGCAAGGCCCGGCACCGCTCGCATGGGCCCCTGCTGCCCACCATCGAGGACTCTtcggaggaggaggagctgcgggaggaggaggagctgctgcGGGAGCAGGAGAAGATGCGGGAGGTGGAGCAGCAGCGCATCCGCAGCACGGCCCGCAAGACCCGGCGGGACAAGGAGGAGCTGCGGGCCCAGCGGCGGCGCGAGCGCTCCAAGACCCCCCCCAGCAACCTGTCGCCCATCGAGGACGCCTCGCCCACGGAGGAGCTGAGGCAGGCGGCCGAGATGGAGGAGCTCCATCGCTCCTCTTGCTCCGAGTACTCGCCCTCACCTTCCCTCGACTCGGAGGCTGAGGCCCCGGAGGGGGCGCCCAGCCGGCTCTACAAGTCGGGCAGCGAGTACAACCTGCCCACCTTCATGTCCCTCTACTCTCCAACCGAGACCCCCTCGGGCAGCGCCACAGCCCCCAGCTCCGGCCGGCCCCTCAAGAGCGCTGAGGAGGCCTACGAGGAGATGATGCGGAAGGCCGAGCTGCTCCAGCGGCAACAGGGCCAGGCGGCAGGGGGCCGCGGGCCCCACAGTGGCCCCCCTCAGCCCACAGCTCCCCGGGCTCAGGGTTCCTTTGAATACCAGGACAGCCCAGACCGTGACTACGGCGGGGTTGCTCAGCCGGCTGCAGAGGGCACGCCAGCCGGCCTGGGAGCAGCCGTGTACCAGGAGATCCTCCAGACGTCCCAGAGCATCGCCCGAATGCACCAGGCCTCCTCGCGGGACCTGGCCTTTGCTGAGGACAAGAAGAAGGAGAAGCAGTTTCTGGACGCCGAGAGTGCGTACATGGACCCGATGAAACAGAATGGTGGCCCACTCACCCCTGGTACCAGTCCCACCCAGCTCGCTGCCCCCGTGTCTTTCGCCACTTCCAGCACCTCAGACAGCAGCGGGGGCCGAGTCATCCCTGATGTCCGTGTGACTCAGCATTTTGCAAAGGAGCCTCAGGACCCCGTCAAGCTGCACAGCACTCCTGCCTCCCCCAGCTCCACCTCCAAGGAAGTAGGCATAGGCTTTGCCCAGGGCCTCGGGGCCTCGGGCTCCATGGCTGTGACCCCTGGTCCAGCTGGCCTGCCACGAGGGTACATGGCTCCGACTTCCCCAGCAGCCTCGGAGCGTAGCCCTTCACCCTCTTTCACTGGCCATGGCTATGGACAGAGCCCGGCCACTGCAAACTATGGGTCTCAAACTGAGGAGCTACCCCAGGCCCCCCGTGGCCCAGCTGTCAGTGGGCGGGCTACCAGAGAGAAGCCCCTGGGCGTGAGTGAGGGTGAGAGTGGCCCCCCACAGACCTCCCGGGGATATCCCTACTTTGTGAGCTCCAGtccccctctctctccatcttctccCTCAGAGAGTCCCACATTCTCCCCTGGCAAGCTGGGCCCAAGGGCCACCGTGGAGTTCTCTACACAGACGCCAAGCCCGACCCCTGCCTCAGACACGCCACGGAGCCCTGGTGCCCCTGCACCGACACCCACGGTGGCTCAGGGCACACAAACGCCACACCGACCCAGCACGCCTCGCCTGGTATGGCAGCAACCCTCTCAGGATGCCCCATTCATGGTTATCACCCTGGCATCAGATGCCTCCAGCCAGACCAAGATGGTCCATGCCAGTGCCTCCACTTCCCCAGTGTGCTCACCTGTTGACACCCAGCCCACCACCCACAGCTACAGCCAGACAACACCTCCAAGTGGGTCTCAGCCCCCCGAGCCGCCTGGGCCCCCTGGCTTCCCACGGGCACCCAGCGCTGGTGCAGATGGGCCCCTGGCAGTGTATGGCTGGGGCGCCCTGCCTGCCGAGAACATCTCCTTGTGCCGGatctcctccgtccctggaacGTCTAGGGTTGAGCCTGGCCCCAGGCCCCCAGGCAGTGCCGTGGTAGACCTTCGCACCGCCGTCAAGCCCACGCCCATCATCCTCACCGACCAGGGCATGGACCTGACCTCTCTGGCCGTGGAAGCGAGGAAGTATGGCCTGGCTCTGGATCCAATCCCGGGACGCCAGTCAACTGCTGTGCAGCCTCTGGTGATCAACCTCAATGCCCAGGAGCAGACACATGCCTTCCTCAGCACCGCCACCACCGTGAGCATCACCATGGCCTCCTCTGTGCTCATGGCTCAGCAGAAGCAGCCTGTGGTCTATGGAGACCCCTTCCAGAGCCGGCTTGACTTTGGCCAGGGTGCAGGGAGCCCAGTGTGCCTGGCCCAGGTCAAGCAGGTAGAGCAGGCCGTCCAGACCGCACCATATCGTGGTGGGCCTCGGGGAAGACCCCGGGAGACTAAGTTTGCCAGGTATAACCTGTCCAACCAGGTAGCACCTCTGGCCAGAAGGGACGTTTTGATCACTCAGGTGGGCCCGGCCCAGAGTGTTGGCCTCAAGTCGGCCCCAGTGCCAGAGCCCGGTACCGAACCCCATCGGGCCGCCCCTACAGAGCTGCGGTCGCATGCCCTGCCGGGCGCCAGGAAGCCGCACACGGTGGTGGTGCAGGTGGGCGAAGGTGCAGCAGGCACCGTGAGCACACTGCTCCCAGAGGAGCCGGCAGGGGCCCTGGACCTCACGGGGATGAGGCCTGAGAGCCAGCTGGCGTGCTGCGACATGGTCTACAAGTTCCCCTTCGGCAGCAGCTGCACGGGCAGCTTCCGCGCCGCCCCAAGCGCACCTGAGAGGAGCGTGGCAGAAGTTGCCCCACCTGGCCAAAGCAGCGGCCCCTTCTACAGTCCCCGGGACCCGGAACCTCCTGAGCCCCCCACCTACCGGGCGCAGGTGATCGGGGGACCTGGCCCCCACGAAGAGCAGATTCCCTACCCACAGGGCCTCCCCGGCAGGCTGTACTCCTCTATGTCCGACACCAACCTGGCTGAGGCTGGCCTCAACTACCACGCCCACAGGTTTGGGCAGCTCTTCCAGGGCCCAGGGCGAGACTCGGCCATAGACCTCAGCTCCCTGAAGCACTCCTACAGCCTGGGCTTTGCAGATGGCCGCTACCTTGGGCAGGGCTTGCAGTACGGTTCATTCACTGACCTGCGTCACCCCACAGACCTTTTGACTCACCCGCTTCCCATGCGGCGCTACAGCTCAGTGTCAAACATCTACTCGGACCACAGGTATGGCCCACGGGGAGATGCAGCTGGCTTCCAGGAGGCCAGCCTGGCCCAGTACAGCGCCACCACGGCGCGTGAGATAAGCCGTATGTGTGCGGCCCTCAACTCCATGGACCAGTACGGAGGGAGGCACGGCAGCGGTGGTGGGGGCCCCGACCTCATGCAGTATCAGCCCCAGCCCGGGCTCAGTGCCCCACAGGGCCTGGCTCCCCTGAGACCTGGCCTCCTTGGGAACCCCACCTTCCCGGAGGGTCAGGGGAGTCCTGGAAACCTGGCCCAGTACCGGCCTACAGCCGGCCAGGCCGCAGCAGTCAGACAGCTGCTGCCATCCACAGCCACCGTGCGGGCGGCCGATGGCATGATCTACTCGACCATCAATACTCCAATTGCTGCGACTCTGCCCATCACCACGCAGCCTGCCTCAGTCCTGCGGCCCATGGTGCGTGGCGGCATGTACAGGCCTTACCCACCCGGTGGAGTCGCAGCTGTGCCGCTTGCCAGCCTGACGCGCATGCCTGTGATTGCCCCGCGCATACCTCTCGGGCCCACGGGGCTGTACCGATACCCTGTACCAAGCAGATTCCCCACCCCTGCCAGTGTTCCACCCACCGAGGGTCCTGTCTACCTGGGGAAGCCGGCTGCTGCCAAGGCCCCAGGGACTGGGGGCCCCCCCAGGCCAGAGCTGCCTGCTGGGGCTGCTCGGGAAGAACCCCTTTCCACAGCACCCCCTGCTGCCGCCAAGGAGACGGGAgcagccccagccctgggggcGGGCCAGAAGCCGCTGGGAGAGGCCACTCCTGGCGGTGGTGGCGGGGCCCTGGGCCGGCCGGGGCTCGAGAAGGAGGACGCCTTGCCGGAGGAGAGGCAGCGgaagcagcaggagcagctgcTGCAGCTGGAACGAGAGCGGGTGGAGCTGGAAAAGCTGCGGCAGCTGCGGctgcaggaggagctggagcGGGAGCGCGTGGAGCTGCAGCGGCACCGCGAGGAGGAGCAGCTGCTGGTGCAGcgggagctgcaggagctgcagacCCTCAAGCATCAtgtgctgcagcagcagcaggaggagcggCAGGCGCAGTTCGCCCTGCAGCGGGAGCAGCTGGCCCAACAGCGCCTGCAGCTGGAGCAGatccagcagctgcagcagcagctgcagcagcagctggaggaaCAGAAGCAGCGGCAGAAGCCGCCCTTCCCCATGGCCTGTGAGGCACCTGGCAGAGGGCCGCCCCCGGCTGTCCCAGAGCTGGCCCAGAATGGCCAGTATTGGCCACCCCTGACCCATGCAGCCTTCATCGCCGTGCCCGAGGGGTCTGGGCAGCCGCGTGAGCCCATGGCGCACCGCGGTCTCCCCAGCTCTGCCTCGGACATGTCGCTGCAGACGGAGGAGCCGTGGGAGGGAGGCCGCAGTGGTGGCCTCAAGAAGCGGCACTCCATGCCACGCCTGCGGGACGTGTGTGAGCCGGAGTCGGCACCCGAGCCCTGTGGGGTCAGAAGGATCGCGGACAGCAGTGTGCAGACAGACGAGGAGGATGGAGAGGGCCGCTACCTTCTAACCCGACGGCGCCGGGCGCGGCGGAGCGCCGACTGCAGCGTGCAGACCGATGACGAGGATAGCGCCGAGTGGGAGCAGCCTGTGCGCCGCCGTCGGTCCCGTCTCTCCCGCCACTCAGACTCTGGCTCTGACAGCAAGCACGATGCCACGGcctcctcctctgctgctgccCCCGCCACGAGGGCCACGAGCAGCGTGGCCATCCAGACCATCAGCGACTGTTCCGTGCAGACGGAGCCTGACCAGCTACCCCGAGTTTCTCCAGCCATCCACATCACGGCCGTCACCGACCCCAAGGTGGAGATCGTCAGGTACATATCGGCACCCGAGAAGACTGGGCGCGGCGAGAGCCTGGCCTGCCAGACGGAGCCGGAGGGGCAAGCCCAGGGCGTGGCCGGGCCGCAGCTCATGGGGCCGACCGCCATCAGTCCCTACCTGCCTGGCATCCAGATCGTCACCCCAGGGCCCCTGGGCAGATTCGAAAAAAAGAagccagatcccctggagatcggATACCAGGCCCACCTGCCCCCAGAGTCCCTGTCTCAGCTCGTGAGCCGCCAGCCTCCCAAGTCCCCCCAGGTCCTCTACTCACCAGTCTCCCCTCTGTCCCCACACCGGCTCCTGGACACCTCCTTTGCTTCCAGTGAGAGGCTGAACAAGGCTCACGTGAGTCCCCAGAAGCACTTCACAGCTGACAGCGCTTTCCGCCAGCAGACGCTGCCGCGCCCCATGAAGACCCTGCAGCGCTCCCTGTCCGACCCTAAGCCCCTCAGCCCCACCGCCGAGGAGTCTGCCAAAGAGAGGTTCCCCCTCTACCAGCACCAGGGGGGACTGGGTAGCCAG GTGTCGGCGCCGCCGCCCAACGGCCTGGTCCGCAAGGTGAAGCGGACACTGCCCAGCCCCCCTCCAGAGGAGGCTCACCTGCCCTTGGCTGGCCAGGCTGCTCCCCCGCAGCTGTATGCAGCCAGCCTGCTGCAGCGTGGGCTGGTGGGGCCCACCGCTGTCCCTGCCACCAAGGCCAGCCTGCTCCGGGAGCTGGACCGGGACCTACGGCTGGTGGAGCATGAGTCCACCAAGCTGCGCAAGAAGCAGGCGGAGCTGGacgaggaggagaaggagatcgACGCCAAGCTCAAGTACCTGGAACTGGGCATCACCCAGCGCAAAGAGTCTCTGGCCAAAGACCGGAGTGGCCGGGACTACCCACCCTTGCGTGGTCTCAGCGAGCATCGTGACTATCTGTCGGACAGTGAGCTCAACCAGCTGCGGCTCCAGGGCTGTGCCACCCCGGCTGGCCAGTACGCGGAGATCCCCGTCACTGCCGCTGCCGCCGCCCCTACTACTCCCTCCGGCTCCGCTGCTTTCCAGCCGCCCCGGTTCCCACCTCCAGCGCCACTGTACCCTGCAGGCAGCGCTGGGCCAACTCAGAACGGattcgcagcccaccaggcacccaccTACCCTGGTCCCAGCACATACCCAGCACCTGCTTTTCCTCCTGGTGCCAGTTACCCCGCTGAGCCTGGCCTGCCCAGCCAGCAAGCGTTTCGTCCCCCGGGCCATTATACAGCCCAGACGCCCCTGCCAACCACACAGACCACCCTTTTCCCAGCCCCGGCTGACAGCCGTGCCCCCCACCAGAAGCCACGCCAGACGTCACTGGCCGACTTGGAGCAGAAAGTGTCCACTAACTACGAGGTGATCGCCAGCCCCGTCGTGGCCATGTCTTCAGCCCCATCGGAAACCAGCTACAGCGGCCCTGGCCCCACCGCCAGCAGCAGCTACGAACAGGGCAAGGCTCCTGAGCTGCCACGGGCCAGTGACCGCGGCGGTGTGAGCCTGAGCCCAGCCCCCATCTACTCCTCCGACTCACACTACACCAGCCTGGAGCAGACTGTCCCCCGGAACTACGTGATGATTGACGACATCAGTGAGCTGACCAAGGACAGCGCCTCCGCCGCCCCCGAGAGCCAGCGACTGGAGCCCCTGGGGCCGAGCAGCAGTGGGCGTCCAGCGAAAGAGCCAGGAGAACCAGGCGTCCTCGAGGGGTCCGCACTGCCCTGCTGCTATACCAGAGGGGAGGAAGAGTCCGAGGAAGACTCTTACGAGCCCCGTGGTAAGAGCAGCCACCACCGGGGTGTGGAGAGCAATGGCCGACCAGCCAGCACGCACTATTACAGCGACAGTGACTACAGACACGGCACTCGAGTGGACAAGTATAGTCCAGGCCCTGCGGGGCCCAAGCACCCCTCTAAGAGCCTGGCCCCAGCTGCCGTCCCCTCGAAGCGCAGCAAGCACCGGAAGCAGGGTATGGAGCAAAAGATCTCCAAGTTCTCACCTATCGAAGAGGCCAAGGACGTGGAGTCAGACCTGGCTTCCTACCCCTCCTCTGCAGTCAGCAGTAGCCTGGCTTCTCGGGGAAGGAAGTTCCAGGATGAAATCACCTATGGGCTCAAGAAGAACGTGTATGAGCAGCAGCGGTATTATGGGGTGTCCAGCCGGGACCCAGCGGAGGAGGATGACCGCGTGTATGGTGGGAGCAACAGGCCCCGGGGGGCACCTGCATACAGCGGGGAGAAGCTGTCCAGCCATGACTTTGGGGGCCGGGCCAAGGGATACGAGCGGGAACGGGAGGCTGTGGAGCGACTTCAAAAAGCGGGCCCCAAGCCCTCATCTCTGAGCATGGCCCACGGCCGGACCCGGCCCCCCATGCGGAGCCAGGCCTCTGAAGAGGAGAGCCCCGTCAGCCCCTTGGGGCGGCCCCGCCCTGCTGGGGGCCCCCTTCCCCCCGGGGACGCCTGCCCACCATTCTGCTCCAGCCACTCCATGCCCGATGTCCAGGAGCACGTCAAGGAGGGACCGCGGTCCCACTCATATAAGCGTGATGAGGGCTACATCCTGGATGATTCCCACTGCGTAGTTTCCGACAGCGAAG CGTATCAcctgggccaggaggagacaGACTGGTTTGATAAGCCCCGGGATGCCCGCTCTGACCGGTTCAGGCACCACGGGGGCCACgcagtctcctcctcctcctcccagaagCGAGGCCCTGCCAGGCACAGCTACCACGACTACGATGAGCCCCCTGAGGAGGGCCTGTGGCCACACGATGAGGGTGGCCCAGGCCGCCACGCCTCAGCCAAGGAGCACCGACACCACGGTGACCACGGGCGGCACTCGGGCCGCCACGCTGGCGAGGAGCCGAGCCGGCGGGCTGCCAAACCACACGTTCGGGACGTGGGTCGCCATGAGGCCCGGCCTCACCcgcagcccagccctgccccggcCGTGCAGAAGAAAGGTCAGCCTGGGTACCCCAGCTCCGCTGAATACTCACAGCCATCCCGTGCCCAGTCAGCATACCATCACTCTTCTGAGAGCAAGAAGGGCTCCCGACAGGCCCACCCTGGGCCCGTGGCACTGCAGCCAAAGCTAGAATCCCAACCGCAGCCGCAAGGCCGGCAGGCAGCCCCAGGGCCACAGCCGTCCCAGCCACCGCCATCCAGGCAGATGCCCTCGGCAACAGCATCGCGTCAGCCGCAGACACAGCCGCAGCCGCAGCAAGGTCTCGGGCTGCAGCCTCCACAGCAGGCCCCATCGCAGGCGCGGCTGCAGCAGCAGGGCCAGCCAGCTGCCCGGGGTCCGGCCTCTGCTGCCAgccagccagcagggaagcctcagGCAGGCCCTCCGACAGCCACAGGCCCCCAGCCGTCAGGACCA CCACGGGCAGAGCAGGCGAACAGCTCTAAAGGGACCGCCAAAGCGCCCCAGCAGGGGAGGCCTCCTCAGGCGCAGCCACCGCCAGGACCTGGCCCTGCAG GTGTGAAGGCTGGAGCCAAGCCTGGAGGGACCCCAGGGGCTCCTGCCGGCCAGCCAGGTGCCGAAGGGGAGAGCGTGCTCTCCAAGATCCTCCCCGGTGGAGCTGCGGAGCAGGCCGGCAAGCTGACGGAAG CTGTGTCTGCTTTTGGTAAAAAATTCTCCTCCTTCTGGTGA